A single genomic interval of Nitrosomonadales bacterium harbors:
- the tatB gene encoding twin-arginine translocase subunit TatB, whose product MFDIAFSELVVISLVALIVVGPERLPKVARVAGQLWGRVQRYVSTVKNDISREMDLEEAKKMRDRFAGQVGEIENELKSAKLTLEQQVLQAQYKQARTEEQVPEQGSDHSNVQSDSSR is encoded by the coding sequence ATGTTCGACATCGCGTTCTCCGAGTTGGTGGTCATTTCGCTGGTGGCGCTGATCGTCGTCGGGCCGGAGCGACTGCCGAAAGTCGCGCGCGTTGCGGGACAGTTATGGGGGCGGGTGCAACGCTACGTTTCCACGGTCAAGAACGATATTTCCAGAGAGATGGACCTGGAAGAAGCCAAAAAGATGCGGGACAGGTTTGCCGGTCAGGTGGGTGAAATCGAGAACGAGCTCAAATCCGCGAAACTGACACTGGAGCAACAAGTCCTGCAGGCGCAATACAAACAGGCTCGGACGGAAGAGCAGGTGCCGGAGCAGGGTTCCGATCATTCGAACGTCCAGTCTGATTCATCGAGATGA
- the tatC gene encoding twin-arginine translocase subunit TatC, with translation MSQKGTLIFHLVELRSRLLNAAIAIVLAFICLFPWASDIYSLLAQPLLAKLPLGGQMIATDVTTPFFVPVKMTMLVAFLLALPYVLFQLWRFVAPGLYAHEKRLVLPLIMASTILFYCGMSFAYFVVFPVVFGFVTAVAPEGVAVMTDIDKYFSFAIGMFLAFGTSFQVPVAVVVLVRMGVVRVEKLREARPYVFVGAFVVGAIFTPPDVVSQLLLAIPLWLLYEAGILVAAWLGNGGNTRVA, from the coding sequence ATGAGCCAGAAAGGAACGCTGATTTTCCACCTGGTCGAGCTTCGGTCACGGTTGCTGAATGCGGCCATCGCGATCGTTCTGGCCTTTATCTGTCTCTTCCCGTGGGCTTCGGATATCTATTCGTTGCTGGCACAGCCGTTGCTGGCAAAATTGCCACTGGGCGGGCAGATGATCGCTACGGATGTGACCACGCCGTTCTTCGTACCAGTGAAGATGACGATGCTGGTCGCCTTCCTGCTTGCCCTGCCTTACGTGCTGTTCCAGTTGTGGCGCTTCGTTGCGCCAGGGCTGTATGCGCATGAGAAGCGTCTGGTGCTGCCCTTGATCATGGCCAGCACGATATTGTTCTATTGTGGCATGTCCTTCGCCTATTTCGTGGTGTTCCCGGTCGTGTTCGGGTTCGTTACGGCGGTCGCTCCCGAGGGAGTGGCGGTCATGACGGACATTGACAAATACTTCAGTTTTGCAATCGGTATGTTCCTTGCCTTCGGGACGTCTTTCCAGGTCCCGGTCGCGGTGGTGGTGTTGGTACGAATGGGCGTGGTTCGCGTCGAGAAATTGCGGGAAGCACGCCCATATGTCTTTGTAGGCGCATTCGTTGTCGGTGCGATATTCACGCCGCCTGATGTGGTGTCGCAACTGTTGTTGGCCATTCCGCTGTGGCTGCTGTACGAAGCGGGAATCCTGGTTGCCGCATGGCTGGGCAACGGCGGCAACACCAGGGTGGCGTAA
- a CDS encoding Do family serine endopeptidase: protein MRKHWLLFTQTVTIALALLFVVHALKPELLPNAARSGVVTLYESVPTTLPDDKPATMGLSAAAQKAMPAVVNIFTSTIIKAPVNPFMDDPRFRFFFGDPGESEPQDNSSLGSGVIVSPDGYILTNHHVVEAADQIEVALADGRKAKARVVGSDPETDLAVIKIELPEMLPAITFGHPEKAHVGDMVLAIGNPFGVGQTVTMGIISALKRDHLGLSTFESFIQTDAAINPGNSGGALVDTNGDLIGINSAIYSPNGGSLGIGFAIPTSTAKKTMEQIIQHGSVTRGWIGAGVQELTPELAESFKLGNTRGVLITEIIRNSPAEHAGVKTGDILVEIDGKPVNDWSSMLETVANLAPGKVVMVKLLRDGTEQVLQVKIGKRPKVQ, encoded by the coding sequence ATGCGCAAACACTGGCTTTTGTTTACCCAAACCGTCACCATCGCGTTGGCATTGCTGTTCGTCGTCCATGCGCTCAAGCCGGAACTATTGCCGAACGCAGCTCGTAGCGGGGTCGTCACCCTTTATGAAAGCGTCCCCACCACGCTCCCCGACGACAAACCAGCAACCATGGGCTTGAGCGCGGCCGCACAAAAAGCCATGCCGGCAGTGGTCAACATTTTTACCAGCACCATTATCAAAGCGCCGGTTAATCCCTTCATGGACGATCCGCGCTTCCGGTTCTTCTTCGGCGATCCGGGCGAAAGCGAGCCGCAAGACAATTCCAGCCTGGGCTCGGGCGTAATCGTCAGTCCGGACGGTTACATCCTTACCAACCACCACGTGGTGGAAGCCGCCGACCAGATCGAAGTCGCGCTGGCCGACGGGCGAAAAGCCAAGGCGCGTGTCGTTGGTTCCGACCCGGAAACCGATCTCGCCGTAATCAAGATCGAATTGCCCGAAATGCTTCCTGCCATCACCTTTGGCCATCCGGAAAAAGCGCACGTAGGCGACATGGTGCTTGCCATCGGCAATCCGTTCGGCGTTGGGCAAACGGTCACCATGGGCATCATCAGCGCGCTCAAGCGCGACCACCTGGGGCTAAGCACTTTTGAAAGCTTCATCCAGACCGATGCCGCAATCAACCCCGGCAATTCCGGCGGCGCGCTGGTGGACACCAATGGCGATCTGATCGGCATCAACAGTGCGATCTACTCGCCGAATGGCGGCTCGCTCGGCATCGGCTTTGCCATTCCCACCAGTACGGCGAAAAAAACCATGGAACAGATCATTCAGCACGGCTCGGTAACACGTGGCTGGATTGGTGCAGGCGTGCAGGAACTGACCCCGGAATTGGCCGAATCCTTCAAACTCGGCAACACCAGAGGTGTGTTGATTACTGAAATAATTCGCAACAGCCCGGCGGAACACGCCGGAGTGAAAACCGGCGACATTCTGGTCGAGATCGACGGCAAGCCGGTAAATGACTGGAGTTCCATGCTGGAAACCGTCGCCAACCTGGCACCCGGCAAAGTGGTCATGGTGAAACTGTTGCGCGACGGCACCGAGCAGGTTTTACAAGTAAAGATCGGCAAGCGCCCGAAAGTGCAGTAA
- a CDS encoding Nif3-like dinuclear metal center hexameric protein, producing MLLNELRDYNASLLETGLFKDYCPNGVQVEGRPEVRRIATGVTASQQVLDEAIAWGADAILVHHGYFWRNEDATIIGIKKRRIAQLLRNDVSLLAYHLPLDAHPGFGNNAQLGKLLGLVEQGRFGEQDVACLGILEHPLKLAQFARQIEMELRRTPQVIGDMSGVVQKIAWCSGGAQNYFEAAIAQGADVYITGEISEPVFHLAHENGVAFIAAGHHATERLGIQALGEHLARQFNLEHCFFDQSNPV from the coding sequence ATGCTGCTTAACGAACTGCGCGATTATAACGCAAGCCTGCTGGAAACCGGGCTGTTCAAGGATTACTGCCCGAACGGCGTGCAGGTGGAGGGGCGCCCGGAAGTGCGGCGTATCGCCACCGGCGTTACCGCTTCGCAACAGGTGCTCGACGAGGCGATCGCGTGGGGTGCGGATGCGATCCTGGTGCATCACGGTTATTTCTGGCGCAATGAGGATGCCACGATAATCGGCATCAAGAAGCGGCGCATTGCCCAGTTGTTGCGCAACGATGTGAGCCTGCTGGCCTACCATTTGCCTCTGGATGCGCACCCCGGGTTCGGCAACAACGCGCAACTCGGCAAGTTGCTGGGGCTGGTAGAACAGGGCAGGTTCGGTGAACAGGACGTCGCTTGCCTGGGGATTCTTGAGCATCCGTTGAAGTTGGCGCAATTTGCCCGACAGATCGAGATGGAGTTGCGGCGGACGCCTCAGGTTATTGGGGACATGTCGGGTGTTGTGCAAAAGATAGCGTGGTGCAGCGGCGGGGCCCAGAATTATTTTGAAGCGGCAATCGCTCAGGGGGCAGACGTTTACATCACCGGTGAGATTTCTGAGCCGGTATTCCATCTGGCACATGAGAACGGAGTGGCCTTCATTGCTGCCGGGCACCATGCGACCGAGCGTCTGGGTATCCAGGCGCTGGGTGAACATTTGGCGCGACAATTCAACCTGGAACACTGTTTTTTTGATCAGTCCAACCCAGTCTGA
- the petA gene encoding ubiquinol-cytochrome c reductase iron-sulfur subunit, which translates to MREMTDNVDRSKRRLLIAATTAAGGVAAAGAGAPFVLSLMPSERAKAAGAPVEVDIGAIEPGTMINVEWQGKPVWILRRTQEMLDLLAKHDDELADPTSEVPQQPDYCNNSTRSIKPEVLVVLGVCTHLGCSPTFRPEVAPADLGANWAGGWFCPCHGSRFDLAARVFKGVPAPTNLIIPPHKYLSDTRLLIGDDSKGDA; encoded by the coding sequence ATGAGGGAAATGACTGATAATGTGGATCGTAGCAAGCGGCGACTGCTGATCGCCGCCACGACGGCCGCGGGCGGCGTCGCAGCGGCGGGGGCCGGAGCGCCGTTCGTTTTGAGCTTGATGCCGAGCGAGCGAGCCAAGGCGGCTGGTGCGCCGGTTGAGGTGGATATTGGCGCTATAGAGCCTGGCACGATGATCAATGTCGAATGGCAGGGCAAGCCTGTCTGGATTTTGCGTCGTACCCAGGAAATGCTCGATCTGCTGGCCAAGCACGATGACGAGTTAGCCGACCCGACTTCAGAAGTGCCCCAACAACCGGATTACTGCAACAATTCTACCCGTTCGATCAAGCCGGAAGTTCTGGTCGTGTTGGGCGTCTGTACTCACCTTGGTTGCTCGCCGACCTTCCGTCCGGAGGTGGCGCCGGCAGATTTGGGCGCTAATTGGGCCGGTGGCTGGTTCTGTCCGTGCCATGGCTCACGCTTCGATTTGGCCGCGCGCGTATTCAAGGGAGTGCCGGCACCGACCAACCTGATTATTCCGCCGCATAAGTATCTGAGCGATACTCGCCTGCTGATCGGCGACGATAGCAAGGGGGATGCATGA
- a CDS encoding cytochrome bc complex cytochrome b subunit → MNLLNKLIGWIDDRFPLMALWKEHVSEYYAPKNFNFWYFFGSLALLVLVIQILSGIFLTMNYKPDALFAFASVEYIMRDVQWGWLLRYIHSTGASMFFVVIYLHMFRGLMYGSYRKPRELLWIIGMIIYLALMGEAFMGYLLPWGQMSFWGAQVIVNLFSSVPFIGPDLAILIRGDFVVSDITLNRFFALHVIAIPLVLVLIVGAHLIALHEVGSNNPDGIEIKKHKDANGKPLDGIPFHPYYTVKDGVGVLGFLIIFCAIVFFAPDMGGYFLEYNNFVPANPMKTPEHIAPVWYFTPYYAILRAVPPLFGSQFPGVVAMGVATVAFFFLPWLDRGKVKSIRYRGPLYKGFLAAFVVSFVGLGYLGLMPATEIYTLISRILSVVYFAFFILMPWYTKIDKTKPEPDRVTFK, encoded by the coding sequence ATGAACCTACTCAATAAATTGATTGGCTGGATTGATGATCGTTTTCCGCTTATGGCGCTCTGGAAAGAGCACGTTTCGGAATACTATGCTCCGAAGAACTTCAACTTCTGGTACTTTTTTGGATCGTTGGCCTTGCTGGTGCTGGTAATCCAGATTCTTTCCGGCATCTTCCTGACCATGAACTACAAGCCCGATGCGTTATTCGCCTTCGCTTCGGTCGAGTACATTATGCGTGATGTGCAATGGGGTTGGTTGCTGCGTTACATCCATTCGACCGGCGCTTCGATGTTCTTCGTGGTGATCTATCTGCATATGTTCCGCGGACTGATGTACGGTTCATACCGCAAACCGCGTGAATTGCTGTGGATCATCGGCATGATCATCTATCTGGCGCTGATGGGCGAAGCCTTCATGGGTTATTTGCTACCGTGGGGTCAAATGTCGTTCTGGGGTGCGCAGGTGATTGTGAATCTGTTCTCTTCGGTTCCTTTCATCGGCCCTGATCTGGCTATCCTGATCCGTGGTGATTTTGTCGTCTCCGACATCACGCTGAACAGATTCTTCGCGCTGCATGTGATTGCGATTCCGTTGGTCCTGGTGTTGATCGTGGGCGCGCATCTGATCGCGCTGCATGAGGTCGGTTCCAATAATCCGGACGGTATCGAGATCAAGAAGCACAAAGATGCAAATGGCAAACCGCTGGATGGAATCCCGTTCCATCCGTACTACACCGTCAAGGACGGCGTCGGCGTGCTCGGCTTCCTGATCATTTTCTGCGCCATCGTGTTCTTCGCGCCGGATATGGGCGGTTATTTCCTGGAGTACAACAACTTTGTACCGGCCAATCCGATGAAGACGCCAGAGCACATCGCTCCGGTGTGGTACTTCACTCCGTACTATGCGATTCTGCGCGCGGTGCCCCCGCTGTTCGGTTCTCAGTTCCCGGGTGTGGTGGCGATGGGCGTGGCGACGGTGGCGTTCTTCTTCCTGCCTTGGCTGGATCGCGGCAAGGTCAAGTCCATCCGTTATCGCGGCCCACTCTATAAGGGTTTTCTGGCGGCATTCGTCGTGAGTTTCGTGGGTCTGGGTTATCTGGGATTGATGCCGGCAACCGAGATTTACACGCTGATCTCGCGCATCCTGTCGGTCGTGTACTTCGCATTCTTCATCCTGATGCCTTGGTACACCAAGATCGACAAGACCAAACCCGAACCTGACCGTGTCACGTTCAAATAA
- a CDS encoding cytochrome c1, translating to MNAIKKLCMLALLMAVPAMAIASGAGVHLDKAPVNLQDPASLQRGVKLFTSRCLACHSAASMRYNRLADIGMSEEQIKKELELPEDVKVGSTMQAAMDANSAKLAYGVVPPDLSVIARSRSADWLYTYMRSFYVDSARASGWNNVTFPNVGMPFVLADLQGEQVLGSEGHEGHEMKKLVLQTPGSMTAAEYDSAMGDLVNYLVFMSEPAKMVRHQIGYIVLAFLFVLFVLVLALKKELWKDIH from the coding sequence ATGAATGCAATCAAGAAACTATGTATGCTGGCACTGCTGATGGCTGTGCCGGCAATGGCGATCGCCAGCGGTGCTGGCGTTCATCTGGACAAGGCGCCTGTCAACCTTCAGGACCCGGCTTCGTTACAGCGCGGTGTGAAACTGTTCACCTCAAGATGCCTTGCCTGTCACAGCGCGGCTTCCATGCGTTACAACCGCCTGGCGGATATCGGCATGAGCGAGGAGCAGATCAAGAAGGAGTTGGAACTTCCTGAGGATGTGAAAGTCGGGTCAACGATGCAGGCTGCGATGGATGCAAACTCGGCAAAGCTGGCATATGGCGTTGTGCCACCTGACCTGAGCGTGATTGCGCGTTCGCGCAGTGCAGACTGGCTGTACACCTACATGCGCAGTTTCTATGTGGATTCTGCTCGCGCAAGTGGATGGAATAATGTGACCTTCCCCAATGTCGGCATGCCGTTCGTTCTGGCTGATTTGCAGGGTGAACAAGTGTTGGGCTCAGAGGGGCATGAAGGTCATGAAATGAAGAAACTGGTGCTGCAAACCCCAGGCTCCATGACCGCTGCCGAGTACGATAGCGCGATGGGCGATCTGGTCAATTATCTGGTCTTCATGAGTGAGCCTGCGAAGATGGTTCGTCATCAGATTGGTTATATTGTGCTGGCCTTCCTGTTCGTGCTTTTTGTATTGGTCTTAGCTCTGAAAAAGGAGTTGTGGAAGGATATCCACTGA
- a CDS encoding glutathione S-transferase N-terminal domain-containing protein: MMRLYSGTTCPYSHRCRIVLFEKGMDFEIIDVDLMNKSEDVATINPYGKVPVLVERDLVLYEANIINEYIDERFPHPQLMPPDPVMRGRARLFLHRFEQELYSHVEILEQGGKTADRARAAIRDNLTQLAQILSKQKFLLGDEFSMLDVAIAPLLWRLDHYGIQMGKDAVPLMKYAERLFSRQGFIDALTPSERAMRK; this comes from the coding sequence ATGATGCGACTTTATTCGGGCACCACCTGCCCATATTCACACCGTTGCCGTATTGTATTGTTCGAAAAGGGCATGGACTTCGAAATCATCGATGTCGACCTGATGAACAAGTCAGAAGATGTGGCGACGATCAACCCTTATGGCAAAGTTCCGGTGCTGGTCGAGCGCGATCTGGTTTTGTATGAAGCCAACATCATCAATGAGTATATTGATGAGCGTTTCCCGCATCCGCAACTGATGCCTCCCGATCCCGTCATGCGCGGTCGCGCGCGTTTGTTCCTGCATCGTTTCGAGCAGGAACTGTATAGCCATGTGGAGATTCTGGAGCAGGGCGGCAAGACCGCAGACAGGGCGCGCGCCGCAATCCGCGACAACCTGACCCAACTTGCTCAGATACTGTCCAAGCAGAAATTCCTGCTGGGCGATGAATTTTCCATGCTGGATGTAGCGATCGCTCCGTTGTTGTGGCGTCTTGACCATTACGGCATCCAGATGGGCAAGGATGCCGTGCCGCTGATGAAATATGCGGAGCGGCTGTTTTCACGCCAGGGATTTATCGACGCCTTGACTCCCTCCGAAAGAGCGATGCGCAAGTGA
- a CDS encoding ClpXP protease specificity-enhancing factor: MSELSTRPYLIRAIYDWCVDSALTPYLAVRVNDQTEVPTAYVKDGEIVLNIGAGAVRNLEMGNEVITCNGRFGGVPFNLMVPVEAVIGIFAKETGQGLVFQPGDQPVPPGSDSGEPPSKPVPHKPHLKIVK; this comes from the coding sequence GTGAGCGAATTATCCACGCGGCCTTACCTGATTCGTGCGATTTACGACTGGTGTGTGGATAGCGCGCTGACTCCTTATCTTGCTGTTCGCGTCAATGACCAAACAGAAGTTCCGACAGCGTATGTGAAAGACGGAGAGATCGTCCTGAATATCGGCGCGGGCGCGGTGCGTAATCTGGAGATGGGCAACGAGGTCATTACCTGCAATGGGCGTTTCGGCGGCGTGCCGTTCAACCTGATGGTGCCGGTCGAGGCGGTGATAGGAATTTTTGCCAAGGAAACCGGGCAGGGGCTGGTGTTCCAGCCGGGTGATCAGCCGGTGCCCCCCGGTTCGGACAGTGGTGAGCCGCCGTCCAAGCCGGTTCCGCACAAACCCCATCTGAAGATCGTAAAGTAA
- the rpoH gene encoding RNA polymerase sigma factor RpoH: protein MNATMNLPIPSATGSLESYIRSVNLFPVLTQEEEFALATRFKSENDLDAARQLVLSHLRVVVSVARGYAGYGLPQADLIQEGNIGLMKAVKRYDPDRGVRLVSFALHWIRAEIHEFVVRNWRMVKIATTKAQRKLFFNLRSLKEGLEPLKPQQVSEIAQQLNVSERDVVEMEARFAGHEIALEGNSDDSEESYTPIHYLADSEEHEPSRILETAERERLQTTGLANALTGLDERSRRIIEARWLREGDAATLHELAAEFNVSAERIRQIEQKALSKMHSALALPAA, encoded by the coding sequence ATGAATGCAACCATGAATCTGCCAATTCCATCTGCCACAGGCAGCCTGGAAAGCTATATTCGATCAGTAAATCTGTTCCCCGTGCTCACGCAGGAGGAAGAGTTCGCGTTGGCTACGCGTTTTAAATCCGAGAATGACCTGGATGCTGCGCGACAATTGGTTCTGTCCCACCTGCGGGTGGTTGTCAGCGTGGCGCGCGGTTATGCCGGCTACGGCTTGCCGCAGGCCGATTTGATTCAGGAAGGGAATATCGGCCTGATGAAAGCAGTGAAGCGTTACGACCCGGATCGCGGCGTCCGTCTGGTTTCGTTCGCGCTGCACTGGATTCGCGCCGAGATCCACGAATTCGTCGTGCGCAACTGGCGCATGGTAAAGATCGCCACCACCAAGGCCCAACGCAAGCTGTTCTTCAACCTGCGCAGCCTGAAGGAGGGACTGGAGCCGCTCAAACCGCAACAGGTCAGTGAGATCGCTCAGCAACTCAACGTCAGCGAACGCGACGTGGTGGAAATGGAAGCGCGATTCGCGGGACATGAGATCGCGCTTGAGGGCAACAGCGACGACAGCGAAGAAAGCTATACGCCCATCCATTATCTGGCCGATAGCGAGGAGCACGAGCCGTCGCGTATCCTGGAAACGGCCGAACGCGAACGCCTGCAAACCACAGGTTTGGCGAATGCCTTGACCGGACTGGACGAGCGTAGCCGCCGCATCATCGAGGCGCGCTGGCTGCGCGAAGGCGATGCCGCCACGCTGCATGAACTGGCCGCCGAATTCAACGTTTCTGCGGAGCGTATCCGCCAGATCGAGCAGAAAGCTCTCAGCAAGATGCACTCGGCACTGGCTTTGCCCGCAGCCTGA
- a CDS encoding ABC transporter permease, translating into MMSAFAMHIAVLRTALRRMFASPLAGLLNILVIGIALALPSGVYVLLHNAQGLVTQLSSTPQISLFLDMEVKDDDIDKLRKQLAQHPAIASADFVPRAQALEQLKQSTGLADVIGGLDKNPLPDAFVVHPRNADAQALDALQQELSKQAGVEQAQLDSAWAYKLEALLKFGHLAVLILASLLSFALIAITFNTIRLQILTQRDEIEVAKLIGATNGFIRRPFLYFGAMQGALGGIAAWLIITASLLLLNHQLDALSQLYGSQFALRPLSAGDSLSLLLFSAYLGWLGAWLSVARHLSQIAPR; encoded by the coding sequence ATGATGTCCGCTTTTGCCATGCATATCGCCGTACTTCGCACCGCGCTGCGCCGCATGTTTGCCTCGCCTCTGGCAGGATTGCTCAACATCCTTGTGATCGGCATCGCGCTTGCGCTGCCATCCGGCGTTTATGTATTGCTGCATAACGCCCAGGGACTGGTTACCCAGCTTTCCAGCACGCCCCAGATCAGCCTGTTCCTCGACATGGAGGTCAAGGACGACGACATCGACAAACTGCGCAAGCAACTCGCGCAACATCCCGCCATCGCCAGCGCCGACTTCGTCCCGCGAGCCCAGGCGCTGGAGCAACTCAAGCAAAGCACCGGCCTCGCAGACGTGATCGGCGGACTGGACAAGAACCCGCTCCCGGATGCCTTTGTCGTGCATCCCAGAAATGCCGACGCGCAAGCTCTGGATGCTTTGCAACAGGAATTGTCGAAGCAAGCCGGCGTCGAGCAGGCCCAGCTCGATTCTGCCTGGGCATACAAACTCGAGGCCTTGCTCAAATTCGGTCATCTTGCGGTGTTGATCCTCGCCAGCCTGCTCAGTTTTGCGCTGATCGCCATCACCTTCAATACGATCCGCCTGCAGATACTCACCCAGCGCGACGAGATCGAGGTCGCAAAGCTGATCGGCGCGACCAACGGTTTCATCCGCAGGCCGTTCCTGTATTTCGGCGCGATGCAAGGAGCGCTCGGTGGAATCGCGGCATGGTTGATCATCACGGCAAGCCTGTTACTGCTCAACCACCAGCTCGATGCACTATCGCAACTCTACGGCAGCCAGTTCGCACTCCGCCCCCTGTCTGCCGGAGACAGCCTGTCCTTGTTGCTGTTCTCGGCCTATCTCGGCTGGCTGGGCGCCTGGCTGTCGGTGGCGCGGCACTTGTCGCAGATCGCACCACGCTGA
- the ftsE gene encoding cell division ATP-binding protein FtsE — MIHFNQVHKRYPGGYEALKNVSFDIAEGEMVFLTGHSGAGKSTLLKLIAAIERPNSGSVLVNNQNVGALKDGALPYLRRNLGIVFQDHKLLFDRNVFDNVLLPLQICGFDHRESSKRVRAALDKVGLLNREKSEPISLSGGEQQRLCIARAIVNRPAILLADEPTGNLDAAYAQEIMAIFRSFHQVGVTLLISTHDASVLQDTQVRVLALKEGELRS; from the coding sequence GTGATCCATTTCAACCAGGTCCATAAACGCTATCCCGGAGGCTATGAGGCGCTGAAGAACGTCTCGTTCGACATCGCCGAGGGCGAGATGGTGTTCCTCACCGGTCACTCCGGCGCGGGCAAGAGCACGCTGCTCAAACTCATCGCCGCGATCGAGCGTCCCAACTCGGGCAGCGTGCTGGTCAACAACCAGAACGTCGGTGCGCTCAAGGACGGCGCGTTGCCTTATCTGCGCCGCAATCTCGGCATCGTCTTCCAGGATCACAAACTGCTGTTCGACCGTAATGTGTTCGATAACGTGCTGTTGCCATTGCAGATCTGCGGCTTCGATCACCGCGAAAGCAGCAAGCGCGTGCGCGCCGCGCTGGATAAGGTCGGCTTGCTCAATCGCGAGAAGTCCGAGCCCATCTCGCTGTCTGGCGGCGAGCAGCAGCGCCTGTGCATCGCGCGCGCCATCGTGAACCGCCCGGCCATCCTGCTGGCCGACGAGCCGACCGGCAATCTGGATGCGGCATACGCGCAGGAGATCATGGCAATATTCAGGTCGTTCCACCAAGTCGGCGTCACGCTGCTGATCTCCACGCACGATGCCAGCGTATTGCAGGATACCCAGGTGCGTGTGCTCGCCTTGAAGGAAGGTGAGTTGCGATCATGA
- the ftsY gene encoding signal recognition particle-docking protein FtsY, which translates to MFSFLKKNPSESSNTQSGGGWVARLKAGLARTGNQFADLFGRGGKIDDDLYEELETILITADVGMDATNALLSDLRHQVREQRLNEAAQLKEALAHCLFKLLKPLAQPLQARFDQPEGPHKPFVIMLCGVNGAGKTTSIGKLAKHFQSQGQSVLLAAGDTFRAAAREQLMAWGERNNVTVIAQQSGDSAAVIYDAVQAAQARKIDVVLADTAGRLTTQAHLMEEIKKVKRVIAKALPDAPHEVLLVLDANTGQNALSQVKAFDTALGVTGLILTKLDGTAKGGVIAAIAKAHPIPVRFIGVGEGLDDLRPFVAEDFVAALMGLEP; encoded by the coding sequence ATGTTCAGTTTTCTGAAAAAGAATCCGTCCGAATCGTCTAACACCCAATCCGGTGGTGGCTGGGTCGCACGCCTGAAAGCCGGTCTGGCACGCACCGGCAACCAGTTCGCCGACCTGTTCGGGCGCGGCGGGAAAATCGACGACGACCTGTATGAGGAACTGGAAACCATCCTCATCACCGCCGATGTCGGCATGGATGCGACCAACGCGCTGCTCTCCGACCTGCGCCACCAGGTCAGGGAACAACGCCTGAACGAGGCGGCGCAGCTCAAGGAAGCGCTCGCTCACTGCCTGTTCAAGTTGCTCAAGCCACTGGCACAGCCGCTGCAGGCCCGGTTTGATCAGCCGGAGGGGCCGCACAAGCCGTTCGTCATCATGCTGTGCGGCGTGAATGGCGCAGGCAAGACCACTTCGATCGGCAAGCTGGCCAAACATTTCCAAAGCCAGGGCCAATCGGTACTGCTGGCGGCTGGCGACACCTTCCGTGCCGCGGCGCGCGAGCAATTGATGGCCTGGGGCGAGCGTAACAACGTGACGGTGATCGCGCAGCAGAGTGGCGATTCGGCCGCGGTGATCTACGACGCGGTGCAGGCGGCGCAGGCACGCAAGATCGACGTGGTGCTGGCCGACACTGCCGGACGCCTGACCACCCAGGCGCACCTGATGGAAGAGATCAAGAAGGTCAAGCGCGTGATCGCCAAGGCCTTGCCCGATGCCCCGCATGAAGTACTGCTGGTACTGGATGCCAATACCGGGCAGAACGCGTTGTCGCAAGTCAAGGCTTTCGATACGGCGCTCGGCGTGACCGGCCTGATCCTGACCAAGCTGGACGGCACCGCCAAGGGGGGCGTGATCGCCGCCATCGCCAAAGCGCACCCGATCCCGGTGCGTTTCATCGGCGTTGGTGAAGGGCTGGACGACTTGCGCCCGTTCGTCGCGGAAGATTTCGTCGCGGCACTGATGGGGCTGGAACCGTGA